Genomic segment of Myxococcus stipitatus:
GACGAGGTGGACCTCCGCCGTGTTGGGCGCGGTGAACGTCGGGTCCTCGGGCGAGTAGCGAGGCGTGAGGAAGTGCATGACCTGGTTGCTCGAGCCGATCCACCGCCGGCGCGTCTCCGGCAGGTCCTTCTCGTACCGTCCATCCACCAGCAGGTCCAGGGCGGAGAGCAGCCGCTCCACGTCGGGGTTCGCCTGGGCCTTCAGCTCGGCGAGCGTGTAGCCGCTGAAGACCATGGTGCTCAGCCCCGCGGCGCGCAGCCGCTCGCAGAGGTCCGCGGCGGGACCGGGCTGCGCGAAGGGCTCTCCGCCGAGGAGCGAGAAGCCCTCGATGCCGGGCGTCGAGAGCACCCGGGCGGCCAGGGCTTCGACCGTCACCTGCGTGCCGCGCTCCATCGCGAACATCTCCGGATTGCAGCACCCGGGACAGCGCAGCGGGCAGCCCTGGAGCCAGAGCGCGAACCGGTGCCCGGGGCCCTCCGCTTCCGTGCGGGGAACCTGCTGGGCGACCCGGAGCACCGGGCCTGGGGAGGACGCGTCCGCCGTCGGAGCCATGGAGAGCCGCCCCAGCATGCCAGGAGGCGCGCGGACGGGGGAACCCATGACACCCTCAGTCTGGGTTTCCTCATTTTT
This window contains:
- a CDS encoding 4Fe-4S single cluster domain-containing protein; this translates as MGSPVRAPPGMLGRLSMAPTADASSPGPVLRVAQQVPRTEAEGPGHRFALWLQGCPLRCPGCCNPEMFAMERGTQVTVEALAARVLSTPGIEGFSLLGGEPFAQPGPAADLCERLRAAGLSTMVFSGYTLAELKAQANPDVERLLSALDLLVDGRYEKDLPETRRRWIGSSNQVMHFLTPRYSPEDPTFTAPNTAEVHLVEGRIIINGWPSLADRLRP